In the Setaria italica strain Yugu1 chromosome VI, Setaria_italica_v2.0, whole genome shotgun sequence genome, one interval contains:
- the LOC101769403 gene encoding uncharacterized protein LOC101769403 has product MEADPRYIFQFDDEVALNPQVVQLHGSSRQPIFSCKFIRDRRRPSQGDGQYWSSSGGSEETDMEMAMRRERKGWKVVIHDLSGSAVAAAFMATPFVPAPGGDTVARSNPGAWLIVRAGTTGSSDSWQPWGRLEAWRESSSSAPAASSRDTVRLRLHLLPDGQDDCVLVSEAPLGSDKGGEFSIDMDRQAPAPVPAAAAAAGHCAVSLGAACAGGGFVMSCKVEGEARSSRPFVQLAMRHVTCMEDAAMFVALAAAVDLSVKACRPFRRKPGKKAASPSPDPLELDT; this is encoded by the exons ATGGAGGCCGACCCCCGGTACATCTTCCAGTTCGACGACGAGGTCGCGCTCAACCCGCAGGTCGTCCAGCTCCATGGCAGCTCCCGGCAGCCCATCTTCAGCTGCAAGTTCATCCGCGACCGCCG CAGGCCGTCTCAGGGTGACGGGCAGTACTGGTCGAGCTCCGGCGGTAGCGAGGAGACGGACATGGAGATGGCGATGagaagggagaggaaggggtGGAAGGTGGTGATCCACGACCTGTCGGggtcggccgtggcggcggcgttcATGGCCACTCCGTTCGtgccggcgccgggcggcgaCACGGTGGCGCGGTCCAACCCGGGCGCGTGGCTCATCGTGCGCGCCGGCACCACGGGGTCGTCGGACAGTTGGCAGCCGTGGGGCCGGCTCGAGGCGTGGcgggagtcgtcgtcgtcggcgccggcggcgagcagcagggACACggtgcggctgcggctgcaccTGCTCCCGGACGGGCAGGACGACTGCGTGCTGGTGTCGGAGGCGCCACTGGGCAGCGACAAGGGCGGCGAGTTCTCCATCGACATGGACAggcaggcgccggcgccggtgccggccgcggcggcggcggcggggcactgCGCGGTGAGCCTGGGCGCCGCGTGCGCGGGGGGCGGGTTCGTGATGAGCTGCAAGGTTGAGGGGGAGGCGCGGAGCAGCAGACCGTTCGTGCAGCTCGCCATGCGCCACGTCACGTGCATGGAGGACGCCGCCATGTtcgtcgcgctcgccgccgccgtcgacctcAGCGTCAAGGCGTGCCGGCCGTTCCGACGGAAGCCCGGCAAGAaggccgcctcgccgtcgcccgacCCTCTCGAGCTCGACACGTAG
- the LOC101780182 gene encoding protein FAR1-RELATED SEQUENCE 9 encodes MMEPQVVDLEDDSINFWASLGVSPHVDQMPLHNVHIVDHQAQPPPAAAAAQPQSVCRDLFPVESDACLEPRLGMEFESGEAAKTFYIAYAGRVGFSVRIARSRKSKCSESIIMLRFVCSREGFSKEKRAATAGKKTRKRPASIREGCNAMLEVLRRGDSKWVVTKLVKEHNHEVGLPSRVHYIAIEGDAVVDPYLGMEFESLESAKTFYYSYASRAGFEARVRQSRKSQDESLKMLKLVCSRHRYHSGRENIGEDTKRVRALDPSRDGCDALFEIIRKGKDVWTVSKLILEHTHELNPAPASRVHCVRSQGEVLVIANNFADTRNLLLKGRDSQQPREMRYNDLGPEDAQSLFEYLKKRQDEDPSFFYAVQHGKNGQSANIFWADAKARMAYYHFGDAVRFETAYRKNKETIPIVIFLGVNHHVQPVVFGCALLLDESEASFTWLFEKWIEAMHMGPPISLVTELNREMTAAIAKVLPHTHHIFCGKHILDTVKEELHGTFPDLEPFITDLRKCIDGSRIEELFESGWSSVITKHGLSNNELLQSLYDIRQQWAPSYTKKVFYPGNQMPTTCENIEKVIEKYFSSKTELRVAVWQLGEAISSSFEAEVQADYFTIFQMPPLSTASPLEKQGSSIFTSTIFGIFQGQFAESFGYHAERLEDETVHKYRVTRYEGDEEIHTVSFSPDQSTVNCSCCLFESCGMLCRHALRIFIIQGVRALPKAYILKRWTKHAKNIITSDNYVDLRGDREDPSTARFNDLCCDAVKCAKEGSKSAEIYAVAKDALHKAFDEVVRSSKNFRGQQNLQSCTTSIKRPIKKFGKAKDSSGKSLKRSASKSPLMESDDIR; translated from the coding sequence ATGATGGAGCCCCAGGTGGTGGACCTCGAGGATGATAGCATCAACTTCTGGGCCTCCCTCGGCGTCAGCCCCCATGTCGACCAGATGCCGCTGCACAACGTCCACATCGTCGACCACCAGGCtcagccaccgccggccgccgcggcggcgcagccgcAGTCAGTCTGCAGGGACCTCTTCCCGGTCGAGTCCGACGCCTGCCTGGAGCCTCGGCTGGGGATGGAGTTCGAGTCCGGCGAGGCTGCCAAGACCTTCTACATTGCTTATGCCGGCCGTGTTGGGTTCTCCGTCCGCATTGCCCGGTCGCGCAAGTCCAAGTGCAGCGAGTCCATTATCATGTTGAGGTTTGTGTGCTCGAGGGAAGGGTTCAGTAAGGAGAAACGAGCGGCCACGGCTGGGAAGAAGACGAGGAAGCGTCCTGCCTCCATCAGGGAGGGCTGCAATGCCATGCTCGAGGTGCTCCGCAGAGGTGATAGCAAGTGGGTTGTTACCAAGCTTGTCAAGGAGCACAATCACGAGGTTGGGCTGCCCAGCCGAGTGCATTACATTGCCATTGAGGGTGATGCTGTGGTTGACCCTTACCTTGGTATGGAGTTTGAGTCCCTTGAGTCTGCCAAGACATTCTACTACTCATATGCCAGCCGTGCGGGGTTCGAAGCTCGTGTGCGGCAGTCCCGCAAGTCGCAAGATGAGTCACTCAAGATGCTGAAGCTCGTGTGCTCCAGGCATCGATACCATTCAGGCCGGGAGAACATTGGAGAGGATACCAAGAGAGTCCGTGCGTTGGACCCCTCTAGGGATGGCTGTGATGCATTGTTTGAGATAATTCGGAAGGGCAAAGATGTATGGACGGTCTCCAAACTCATCCTAGAGCATACTCATGAGCTGAACCCAGCACCAGCAAGCAGAGTTCACTGTGTTCGCTCGCAAGGTGAGGTACTTGTGATTGCAAATAATTTTGCTGACACACGCAATCTCCTTCTGAAGGGCCGAGATTCTCAGCAACCTAGAGAGATGCGGTATAATGATTTAGGGCCAGAGGATGCTCAAAGCCTATTTGAATATCTTAAGAAGAGACAAGACGAGGACCCTTCATTTTTCTACGCCGTGCAGCACGGAAAGAATGGGCAGTCAGCCAATATCTTCTGGGCTGATGCTAAAGCTAGGATGGCTTACTACCATTTTGGTGATGCTGTTCGGTTTGAGACAGCATACCGGAAAAACAAGGAGACTATCCCTATTGTCATATTCTTAGGTGTCAATCATCATGTACAGCCAGTTGTTTTTGGCTGTGCACTACTTCTTGATGAGTCTGAAGCGTCATTTACATGGTTATTTGAAAAATGGATTGAAGCAATGCACATGGGGCCACCTATTTCTTTGGTGACAGAGTTGAACCGAGAAATGACTGCTGCTATTGCCAAAGTATTACCTCATACCCACCATATTTTCTGTGGAAAGCATATCTTAGACACCGTGAAGGAGGAGCTACATGGTACGTTTCCAGATCTAGAGCCTTTCATAACTGATCTGAGGAAGTGCATTGATGGGTCCAGAATAGAAGAATTGTTTGAATCGGGTTGGAGCTCGGTCATCACAAAGCATGGACTTAGCAATAATGAGCTTTTACAGTCTCTCTATGATATTCGCCAACAATGGGCCCCTTCATACACGAAAAAGGTATTTTATCCCGGAAACCAGATGCCAACAACCTGTGAAAATATAGAGAAGGTTATTGAGAAGTATTTTTCTTCGAAGACTGAATTGCGGGTGGCGGTTTGGCAACTCGGAGAAGCTATTTCCAGTTCATTTGAAGCTGAAGTTCAGGCGGATTATTTCACAATTTTTCAAATGCCACCGTTGAGTACTGCCTCGCCATTAGAAAAACAAGGGAGTTCAATATTCACTAGCACAATATTTGGCATATTTCAGGGGCAATTTGCTGAGTCTTTTGGGTACCACGCAGAGAGACTCGAGGATGAGACAGTACACAAGTACCGTGTCACAAGATATGAAGGCGATGAGGAGATACACACTGTCTCTTTCAGTCCAGATCAAAGTACTGTGAATTGTAGCTGCTGCCTGTTTGAGAGCTGTGGTATGTTGTGCAGGCATGCTCTCCGAATTTTTATTATCCAAGGAGTACGTGCCCTTCCAAAAGCATATATCTTGAAACGTTGGACAAAGCACGCAAAAAATATAATAACCTCTGATAACTATGTTGATCTGAGGGGAGACCGTGAGGATCCCTCAACTGCAAGGTTCAATGATCTCTGCTGTGATGCAGTGAAATGTGCAAAAGAAGGTTCAAAATCTGCTGAAATCTATGCAGTCGCTAAAGATGCACTGCACAAGGCTTTTGATGAGGTAGTACGGTCATCAAAGAACTTTCGAGGGCAGCAAAATCTGCAAAGCTGTACAACATCAATAAAAAGGCCAATTAAGAAGTTTGGTAAGGCCAAAGATTCCTCCGGTAAAAGCTTAAAGAGGTCAGCATCTAAAAGCCCCCTTATGGAGAGTGATGATATTAGATGA
- the LOC101780578 gene encoding uncharacterized protein LOC101780578 has product MSTSWDHSQQHNGNHRRDDGVRPHRRPRYNDDYRGHRSGVVEWTVAVVFTVLAVVVLLAAVAVLVVVLLLQPRSPYLAVRTASLDALVYDQNGALDDVQLSLLVEARNGNAHSAAAFSRLELRLSFGGGVVLAKLRADPFQLPPKGTLPLAYVARSQGVPLDATRSAAVEAALRDGVVPFRVDGEAKTAWKIAGLVGIHHWTRMACELRFFWPNGSALHFSCNSKSKFLF; this is encoded by the coding sequence ATGTCGACCAGCTGGGACCATTCGCAGCAGCACAATGGCAACCACCGGCGTGACGACGGCGTGCGCCCGCACCGGCGGCCGCGGTACAACGACGACTACAGGGGCCACCGGTCGGGCGTGGTGGAGtggacggtggcggtggtgttCACGGTGCTGGccgtggtggtgctgctggcggcggtggccgtgctggtggtggtgctccTTCTCCAGCCCCGGTCGCCGTACCTCGCCGTCCGGACGGCGAGCCTCGACGCGCTCGTCTACGACCAGAACGGCGCGCTGGACGACGTGCAGCTGTCGCTCCTCGTCGAGGCCCGCAACGGCAACGCGCACTCCGCCGCGGCGTTCTCGCGCCTGGAGCTCCGGCTGTccttcggcggcggcgtggtcctCGCCAAGCTCCGCGCCGACCCGTTCCAGCTGCCGCCGAAGGGCACCCTGCCACTGGCCTACGTGGCGCGCTCTCAGGGCGTCCCGCTCGACGCCACCCGGAGCGCCGCCGTGGAGGCCGCGCTCCGCGACGGCGTCGTGCCGTTCCGGGTGGACGGGGAGGCGAAGACGGCGTGGAAGATCGCCGGGCTCGTCGGCATCCACCACTGGACGCGGATGGCATGCGAGCTCCGGTTCTTCTGGCCCAACGGCTCCGCGCTCCACTTCAGCTGCAACTCCAAGTCCAAGTTCTTGTTCTGA
- the LOC111257682 gene encoding uncharacterized protein LOC111257682 yields MAESFNKLLLGIRGMPVNAIVEFTFYRLVAWFNERHAKAEALQVAGERWAEKPKRHLIIANERASTHEVQCFDLGSGTYQVEHRGGTTSDGEIRESRIHVVVLRDFKCTCGRLRQYHFVCSHLVAAARHRNFDIESMIPHEFSVDTLVRTWSPRFVPFRDPREWPPYDGPKYVADPAYRWNKRGTRKRTRHNMTMDQVSGRTRRGRATPFLADPEQNECGKCGRLGHNSRTCRWQISEDGALPPSRPGVRPDPPRSSHSGRAGPSAPSF; encoded by the exons ATGGCcgagtcattcaataagttgtTATTGGGGATACGTGGTATGCCTGTGAACGCAATCGTTGAATTCACCTTCTACAGGCTTGTTGCGTGGTTCAATGAAAGACACGCAAAAGCAGAAGCGTTGCAGGTTGCTGGGGAGAGATGGGCtgaaaaaccaaagagacatctcatcattgcaaatgaaagggcttCCACACATGAGGTGCAATGTTTTGATCTCGGCTCAGGGACTTATCAGGTGGAGCATAGGGGCGGTACAACGTCCGACGGTGAGATCCGAGAGTCGAGGATACATGTGGTAGTTCTCCGAGATTTCAAGTGCACTTGTGGTAGGCTAAGGCAGTACCACTTTgtatgttctcatttggtggcagcagctaggcatcgcaATTTTGATATCGAGAGCATGATACCACATGAGTTCAGCGTAGACACCCTTGTGCGGACATGGAGCCCCCGCTTCGTGCCTTTCCGGGATCCTAGAGAGTGGCCTCCGTATGATGGGCCAAAATATGTTGCGGATCCTGCATACCGTTGGAACAAACGTGGAACAAGGAAGCGGACGAGGCATAACATGACTATGGATCAGGTATCCGGAAGAACGAGGCGTGGTAGAGCAACACCATTTCTTGCTGATCCAGAACAGAATGAGTGCGGCAAGTGCGGCAGATTGGGTCATAATTCACGCACTTGCCGTTGGCAAATTAGTGAG GATGGCGCACTTCCACCTTCTAGACCAGGCGTACGACCAGACCCACCGAGGTCGTCTCATAGCGGGAGGGCAG GTCCTTCCGCTCCTTCGTTCTAG